In Geobacter anodireducens, a genomic segment contains:
- a CDS encoding ribonuclease III, translating into MRETDEQPVAGGAASAEGLETSIGYRFTDRRFLDEALTHRSWLNEVRSPTVPDNERLEFFGDAILGFCIGKMLLQHYPESREGTLARMKSALVGEETLADLAAAVELGSYLRLGRGEERSGGRHRRSLLANALEALLAAMYLDGGMAPVERLVDAWFGPRLAGVAAGVKGRDFKTDFQELAHALYGGLPRYVLVDTSGPAHDLRFTVAAYVGEQLLGQGAGRSKKEAEQAAARQCLERLEAGRRSAVP; encoded by the coding sequence ATGCGTGAAACGGATGAACAACCCGTCGCCGGCGGCGCGGCATCAGCGGAGGGACTGGAGACCTCGATCGGCTATCGCTTCACTGACCGCCGCTTTCTGGACGAGGCCCTGACCCACCGTTCCTGGCTGAACGAGGTCCGCTCCCCGACGGTTCCCGACAATGAACGGCTCGAATTTTTCGGCGATGCCATCCTTGGTTTCTGCATCGGCAAGATGCTCCTGCAGCACTACCCCGAAAGCCGGGAGGGGACGCTGGCACGGATGAAATCGGCCTTGGTGGGCGAAGAGACTCTCGCCGACCTGGCCGCGGCCGTGGAGCTCGGCAGCTATCTGCGCCTCGGGCGCGGCGAGGAGCGCTCCGGAGGCCGCCACCGCAGATCGCTGCTCGCCAATGCCCTGGAAGCTCTTCTGGCGGCCATGTATCTCGACGGAGGGATGGCTCCGGTGGAGCGTCTCGTGGACGCGTGGTTCGGCCCACGCCTGGCCGGTGTTGCTGCCGGGGTAAAGGGACGGGATTTCAAGACTGATTTCCAGGAACTGGCCCACGCCCTGTATGGTGGCTTGCCCCGATATGTCCTGGTCGATACCAGTGGTCCCGCCCATGACCTGCGCTTCACCGTGGCGGCGTACGTGGGTGAGCAGCTCCTGGGCCAGGGGGCTGGTAGGAGCAAGAAGGAGGCGGAGCAGGCTGCGGCGCGCCAATGCCTGGAACGCCTCGAAGCGGGGCGGCGCAGCGCTGTCCCATGA
- a CDS encoding radical SAM protein, whose amino-acid sequence MTRPVIVPFFISHQGCPHRCVFCDQERIAGRTGGLPTAAEIHSAVKAFGRGRPVEAAFYGGTFTSLPRSEQERLLTALQPLRHDGSVRSVRLSTRPDALDAETAGFLKSMGVASVELGVQSMDDRVLAASGRGHSAADTVRAFEVLRREGIAAGAQLMPGLPGDSRERSLDSLTRIFDLKPVSLRIYPTLVVAGTRLAELWAEGSYTPLTLADAVPLCADMLLACKRAGVPVIRLGLQPTDILERSVLAGPWHPALRQLVEGELWYRLLERLTAGLAAGTEVSVACAPARISDVVGQRRANLSRLLERRGIVITGVAGCPAAAPDTLTLTHAGGTVAGGLTD is encoded by the coding sequence ATGACGCGGCCCGTTATCGTCCCGTTCTTCATTTCCCACCAGGGATGCCCCCACCGCTGCGTCTTCTGCGACCAGGAGCGCATCGCAGGCCGGACCGGTGGGCTTCCGACCGCCGCAGAGATCCATTCCGCCGTGAAGGCCTTCGGCAGGGGACGGCCCGTTGAGGCGGCTTTTTACGGCGGCACATTCACGAGCCTTCCCCGCAGCGAACAGGAGAGACTCCTGACGGCGCTGCAGCCCCTTCGGCACGATGGTTCCGTAAGGAGCGTGCGGCTTTCCACCCGGCCCGACGCCCTCGATGCCGAAACAGCCGGCTTTTTGAAGTCCATGGGGGTAGCCAGTGTGGAACTGGGCGTCCAATCCATGGACGACCGGGTTCTGGCGGCGTCCGGCAGAGGGCACTCGGCCGCTGACACGGTGCGGGCATTCGAGGTCCTGCGGCGCGAGGGGATCGCCGCGGGGGCGCAACTGATGCCCGGACTGCCCGGCGACAGCCGGGAGCGTTCGCTGGATTCCCTGACGCGGATTTTCGATCTGAAGCCCGTCTCCCTCCGCATCTACCCGACCCTGGTAGTGGCGGGGACCAGGCTTGCCGAACTCTGGGCCGAAGGGAGCTACACCCCCTTGACCCTTGCCGATGCCGTACCTCTCTGTGCCGACATGCTGCTGGCCTGCAAGCGGGCCGGGGTCCCGGTCATCCGGCTGGGCCTTCAGCCGACGGATATCCTGGAACGTTCGGTGCTGGCGGGCCCCTGGCACCCGGCCCTGCGCCAGCTCGTGGAGGGCGAGCTCTGGTACCGGCTGCTGGAGCGGCTTACCGCCGGCCTTGCCGCGGGAACCGAGGTGTCGGTGGCCTGTGCCCCCGCACGGATTTCCGATGTGGTGGGACAGCGGCGCGCCAACCTGTCCCGCCTGCTGGAACGGCGGGGGATCGTCATCACCGGGGTTGCCGGCTGCCCCGCCGCGGCACCCGATACCCTTACCCTGACCCACGCCGGCGGCACCGTTGCCGGCGGTCTGACCGACTGA
- a CDS encoding GTPase Era, producing MLSKTPFRSGFVSIIGRPNVGKSTLLNRILGEKIVITSDKPQTTRNRIQGIHNLPGAQIVFIDTPGIHHARSRLNKFMVEEALSSIREVDLVMLLVEANRAPGDQEREIAGLLPGVNVPVFLVVNKIDLIDPDILAERLTAYAELFPFREVVPVSAETGENVERLVEVVRDTLPEGPVYFPDDILTDLPERFIVAEIVREKVFRLTRDEIPYSTAVEVDSFREREDGGLVSISATITVERDSQKGIIIGRKGAMLKQIGSEARLEIERLLDTKVFLELFVRVRRDWSENPNILKELGYR from the coding sequence ATGTTGTCTAAAACGCCATTCCGCTCGGGCTTTGTCTCGATCATCGGCCGCCCCAACGTGGGGAAGTCGACGCTTCTCAACCGGATCCTCGGGGAAAAGATCGTCATCACCTCGGACAAGCCCCAGACGACCCGCAACCGCATCCAGGGAATCCACAATCTGCCCGGCGCCCAGATCGTGTTCATCGACACGCCGGGAATCCACCACGCCCGTTCGCGGCTCAACAAATTCATGGTGGAAGAGGCCCTTTCCTCCATCCGCGAGGTGGACCTGGTCATGCTGCTGGTGGAGGCCAACCGGGCTCCGGGCGACCAGGAGCGGGAGATCGCGGGGCTTCTGCCCGGCGTGAATGTACCGGTCTTCCTGGTTGTCAACAAGATCGATCTCATCGATCCTGATATCCTGGCCGAGCGGCTCACCGCCTATGCCGAGCTGTTTCCTTTCCGCGAAGTGGTGCCGGTTTCCGCTGAAACCGGCGAGAACGTGGAGCGGCTGGTGGAGGTGGTGCGCGATACCCTGCCCGAGGGGCCGGTCTACTTTCCGGACGACATCCTCACGGATCTGCCCGAGCGGTTCATTGTGGCCGAGATCGTGCGGGAAAAGGTCTTTCGCCTCACCCGTGATGAGATTCCCTACTCCACCGCCGTGGAGGTGGACAGCTTCCGGGAGCGGGAGGACGGAGGCCTCGTCTCCATTTCCGCCACCATCACGGTGGAGCGCGACTCCCAGAAGGGGATCATCATCGGCCGCAAGGGGGCCATGCTCAAGCAGATCGGCAGCGAGGCCCGGCTGGAGATCGAGCGGTTGCTCGACACGAAGGTGTTTCTGGAGCTCTTCGTGCGGGTCCGCAGGGACTGGAGCGAAAACCCGAACATACTCAAGGAGCTCGGATACCGATGA
- a CDS encoding ribosome biogenesis GTPase Der: MILPIVAIVGRPNVGKSTLFNRLVGRRKAIVDDMPGVTRDRNYETVTRFDAPFILIDTGGFEPESSDRLLQQMREQSRLAMEEADVILFLMDGRAGLNPADVEVVEMLRRVDKPVFFVVNKVDGETLEVAASEFYSLGVDNLLTISAEHNRGVRDLMDEVVAALPRRTTSPEEREATKIAVVGRPNVGKSSLVNRLLGYERVVANPTPGTTRDSVDTWFTCNKKRYLLIDTAGIRRKGKTTQKIEKYSVVDSLRSIERADVVLIVLNAEEGVTEQDERIAGYAFEAGKACIFVVNKWDAIEKDNSSVGRFVDKIRTEFKYLAFVPIVFVSAQTGQRLNRIMEEVDKVMAQFVKRVTTSELNRVFSAAVESHHHPLVMGRRVKFYFATQVGTRPPTFVIFTNRPDGMHFSYERYLVNKFREAFDFTGTPLRLLFRGRER, translated from the coding sequence ATGATACTGCCGATCGTTGCCATAGTAGGCCGCCCCAATGTGGGCAAGTCGACCCTTTTCAACCGCCTCGTGGGGCGCCGCAAGGCGATAGTTGACGACATGCCCGGCGTAACCCGGGACCGCAATTACGAGACGGTCACCCGTTTCGACGCCCCCTTCATCCTGATCGACACCGGCGGGTTCGAGCCCGAGAGCTCCGACCGCCTCCTCCAGCAGATGCGCGAGCAGTCCCGGCTCGCCATGGAAGAGGCCGACGTGATCCTCTTCCTCATGGACGGCCGCGCCGGACTCAACCCCGCCGATGTGGAAGTGGTGGAGATGCTCCGGCGGGTGGACAAGCCGGTTTTCTTCGTGGTCAACAAGGTGGATGGCGAAACCCTGGAGGTGGCGGCATCCGAGTTCTACTCCCTGGGAGTCGACAATCTGCTTACCATTTCGGCGGAGCACAACCGCGGCGTGCGCGACCTGATGGACGAGGTGGTGGCGGCCCTGCCCCGGCGGACCACCAGCCCCGAGGAGCGCGAGGCGACCAAGATCGCCGTCGTGGGCCGCCCCAACGTGGGCAAATCCTCCCTGGTCAACCGGCTGCTGGGATACGAGCGGGTGGTGGCCAACCCCACCCCCGGCACCACCCGGGATTCCGTGGACACCTGGTTCACCTGCAACAAGAAGCGCTACCTCCTCATCGATACCGCAGGCATCCGGCGCAAGGGGAAGACCACCCAGAAGATCGAAAAATACAGCGTGGTGGACTCCCTGCGCAGCATCGAGCGGGCCGACGTGGTCCTCATCGTGCTCAATGCCGAGGAGGGGGTGACCGAGCAGGACGAGCGGATTGCCGGCTATGCCTTTGAGGCGGGCAAGGCCTGCATCTTCGTGGTCAACAAGTGGGACGCCATTGAGAAGGACAACAGCTCCGTGGGGCGCTTCGTGGATAAGATCAGGACTGAATTCAAGTATCTCGCCTTTGTGCCGATAGTATTTGTGTCGGCACAAACAGGCCAGCGGCTCAACCGGATCATGGAAGAGGTGGACAAGGTCATGGCCCAGTTCGTGAAACGGGTCACCACCTCGGAGCTCAACCGGGTCTTTTCGGCGGCGGTGGAGAGCCATCACCACCCGCTCGTCATGGGGCGGCGGGTCAAGTTCTACTTCGCCACCCAGGTGGGGACCAGGCCCCCCACCTTCGTCATCTTCACCAATCGGCCGGATGGGATGCACTTTTCCTATGAACGGTACCTTGTTAATAAATTCCGCGAGGCGTTCGATTTTACCGGAACGCCCTTACGCCTGCTGTTCAGGGGACGGGAACGCTAG
- a CDS encoding two-component system response regulator, with translation MKRILIAEDSATMRSMLVATIQSLDGFEIVEASSGFEALRLLPRERLDLIITDINMPDINGLELVSFVRTSDNYRHIPLFIISTEGSERDREKGLSLGANEYLVKPFDPARLQDLIVKYTS, from the coding sequence GTGAAGAGGATTCTGATTGCCGAAGACTCTGCCACCATGCGATCGATGCTGGTGGCCACCATCCAGTCCCTGGATGGGTTCGAGATCGTCGAGGCCTCCAGCGGATTCGAGGCGTTGCGCCTGCTTCCCCGGGAGCGGCTCGATCTGATCATCACCGATATCAACATGCCCGACATCAACGGGCTTGAGCTGGTGAGCTTTGTCCGCACCAGCGACAATTACAGGCACATCCCGCTCTTCATCATTTCAACCGAAGGGAGCGAGCGGGACCGGGAAAAGGGGCTGTCGCTCGGGGCGAACGAATATCTCGTCAAGCCGTTCGATCCGGCCCGTCTCCAGGATCTGATCGTCAAGTACACCTCCTGA
- a CDS encoding ATPase has translation MYREFYGLREKPFSKTPDPRYLFLSRGHREALARLQYAVEERELALLTGDIGCGKTTISRALMDAMGEACRFCFIFNPRLSPLEFLRVIARSLGVDNPAGAKDELLKQLTETLYLLHAEGRCPVIVVDEAQLVPDRDVFDEIRLLTNYQLDDQNLMSVVLMGQPELRQILADPVHEPLRQRIALHYHLQPLSLDETLEYIDFRLEVAGGAPGLFSPDAVQRIHELSGGVPRKINILATNALLVGYGRDAAWIDASLVEELRDEANLY, from the coding sequence ATGTACCGGGAATTCTATGGATTGCGGGAAAAGCCGTTTTCCAAGACCCCTGACCCGCGCTACCTCTTCCTGTCGCGGGGGCACCGGGAGGCCCTTGCGCGCCTCCAGTACGCCGTTGAGGAGCGGGAACTGGCCCTGCTGACCGGCGATATCGGCTGCGGCAAGACCACCATTTCCCGGGCGCTCATGGATGCCATGGGCGAGGCGTGCCGCTTCTGCTTCATCTTCAACCCCCGCCTCTCGCCGCTGGAGTTTCTGCGGGTCATCGCCCGGAGCCTCGGGGTCGACAATCCGGCGGGGGCCAAGGACGAGTTGCTGAAACAACTCACCGAAACGCTCTACCTCTTGCATGCCGAGGGGCGCTGCCCGGTGATCGTGGTGGACGAGGCCCAGCTCGTCCCGGACCGGGACGTGTTCGATGAGATCAGACTTCTCACCAACTACCAACTGGACGACCAGAACCTCATGAGCGTCGTCCTCATGGGGCAGCCCGAGCTGCGTCAGATCCTGGCCGACCCGGTCCATGAGCCCCTGCGGCAGCGGATTGCGCTTCACTACCACCTTCAGCCCCTCAGCCTCGACGAGACCCTGGAGTATATCGATTTCAGGCTCGAAGTGGCCGGGGGGGCGCCGGGGCTCTTTTCCCCGGATGCGGTGCAGCGGATTCATGAGCTTTCGGGCGGCGTGCCGCGCAAGATCAACATACTGGCAACCAATGCCCTGCTGGTCGGTTACGGCAGGGATGCGGCGTGGATCGACGCCTCTCTGGTGGAGGAGTTGCGGGACGAGGCGAACCTGTACTGA
- a CDS encoding chemotaxis protein CheW, producing MMDIAEIRKKAQRDRRQEGAAPAAELRREPRQEPDRPVAGATSAPTAPELQELSDDVFAPDDGALPVPVFAPAAAPSVLDPLALILQGRRAALVEDLVSDTETESARETEAYLEVLCFRVADETYGIDIMELKEIIKPRETTEVPHAPPFVAGVLSLRGIIIPVFILRERLGLAEAVARGKERIVVVKHGEGLCGLLVDEVTQVVKVPAATIEHPPAVLDGMDREFVNGIGRHDGGIIILLQLEKVLDSALM from the coding sequence ATGATGGATATCGCCGAGATACGTAAAAAGGCCCAGCGTGACCGCCGGCAGGAGGGGGCTGCGCCGGCTGCCGAGTTGCGGCGGGAGCCCCGGCAGGAGCCGGACCGGCCCGTTGCCGGCGCGACTTCAGCGCCGACGGCGCCGGAGCTCCAGGAGCTGTCCGACGACGTGTTCGCTCCCGATGATGGTGCCCTTCCGGTACCGGTTTTCGCGCCGGCGGCCGCTCCGTCCGTTCTCGACCCCCTGGCGCTCATCCTCCAGGGGCGCCGGGCAGCCCTGGTGGAAGACCTTGTCTCCGACACGGAGACGGAATCCGCCAGGGAGACGGAAGCGTATCTGGAAGTCCTGTGCTTCCGGGTGGCCGACGAAACCTACGGCATCGATATCATGGAGCTGAAAGAGATCATCAAGCCCCGGGAGACCACCGAGGTCCCCCATGCACCGCCGTTTGTCGCCGGGGTTCTGTCGTTGCGCGGCATCATCATTCCCGTGTTCATCCTGCGCGAGCGTCTCGGCCTGGCCGAAGCCGTGGCCCGCGGGAAGGAGCGGATCGTCGTGGTCAAGCACGGAGAGGGACTGTGCGGTCTCCTGGTGGACGAGGTTACCCAGGTGGTGAAGGTCCCGGCCGCAACCATCGAACATCCGCCTGCCGTGCTCGATGGCATGGATCGTGAATTCGTCAACGGCATTGGCCGCCACGACGGTGGAATAATCATCCTGCTTCAACTGGAAAAGGTGCTCGATTCAGCATTGATGTAA
- a CDS encoding two-component system response regulator, whose translation MEKKRILIVEDEESLLKLESILLSSRGYAVAGVTDGKAALDYIAATPPDLIILDIMLPGMDGFEVCRLIKADPSTRHIPVVMLTAKKSTQDREKGMDAGAAAYVTKPFKSARIIEIIQGLLAA comes from the coding sequence ATGGAAAAGAAAAGGATTCTGATCGTCGAGGATGAAGAGAGTCTGCTCAAACTTGAAAGCATCCTGCTGTCCTCCCGCGGCTACGCAGTGGCGGGGGTGACCGACGGCAAGGCCGCCCTGGACTATATTGCAGCCACCCCTCCCGACCTGATCATTCTCGACATCATGTTGCCGGGGATGGATGGCTTCGAGGTCTGCCGGCTGATCAAGGCCGACCCGTCAACCCGTCACATCCCGGTGGTCATGCTCACTGCCAAGAAAAGCACCCAAGACCGCGAGAAAGGGATGGATGCCGGTGCTGCCGCCTACGTGACCAAGCCGTTCAAGTCGGCCCGGATCATCGAGATCATTCAGGGGCTTCTGGCTGCCTGA
- a CDS encoding chemotaxis protein CheW yields METDIQEIQLACFRLGEATFAADIMRIKEIIRPQKLTKLPKAPAFVEGVINLRGMVIPVIDLRKRFELPERVALEEARLLVVGVSRQLVGLVVDDVTEVVTVQAGDIKPPPHSIEGVSVEYLIGVCLVRDTLVMLVNLDRILTSREASAIAGLAGTGR; encoded by the coding sequence ATGGAAACCGACATTCAGGAAATACAACTTGCCTGTTTCCGCCTCGGCGAAGCCACCTTTGCTGCCGATATCATGCGGATCAAGGAGATCATCCGTCCCCAGAAACTGACGAAGCTCCCCAAGGCACCCGCCTTTGTGGAGGGCGTCATCAATCTCAGGGGCATGGTGATTCCGGTCATCGATCTGCGCAAACGGTTCGAATTGCCCGAACGGGTGGCCCTTGAGGAGGCCCGCCTTCTCGTGGTGGGGGTGAGCAGGCAGTTGGTGGGGCTCGTGGTTGATGACGTGACCGAGGTGGTCACGGTGCAGGCGGGCGATATCAAGCCACCCCCCCACTCCATCGAGGGAGTCAGCGTGGAGTACCTGATCGGCGTCTGCCTGGTGCGGGACACCCTGGTCATGCTCGTCAATCTCGATCGCATCCTGACGAGCCGCGAAGCGTCGGCCATCGCCGGCCTTGCCGGAACGGGGCGTTGA
- a CDS encoding chemotaxis response regulator protein-glutamate methylesterase has translation MRKIRVVVIDDSAYSRRAITKMLESMPEVDVIGYAADGEEGIRKIIDLKPDLVTLDLEMPRMDGFTLLRIVMEYSPTAVIVISSRNEDEKVFRALELGAVDFVAKPTKGVSEEILTIREDLHRKVRSVIHLNLAGIVRRERELERASVAADRRAPGTVPYAAAAARTESAAPRPAGRLEVVAIGASTGGPPALQRILCSLPDVFPQAVVVSQHMPAGFTRTFAERLNRLSPLEIREAADGDEVRAGRVLIAPGGHNMVFERQGSEILARIVKPGTEDRYVPSVDAMLLSCAEVFGPRTLGVVLTGMGNDGSKGIAAIKRAGGQALAEAEETAVVFGMPKEAIATGVVDKIVSLDRMSREIMQRCGLLNDVD, from the coding sequence ATGAGAAAGATCAGGGTCGTGGTCATCGACGATTCGGCCTACAGCCGCCGCGCCATCACCAAGATGCTGGAGAGCATGCCCGAGGTGGATGTGATCGGGTATGCCGCCGACGGCGAGGAGGGGATCCGCAAGATCATCGACCTGAAACCGGACCTGGTGACCCTGGATCTTGAAATGCCCAGGATGGACGGTTTCACCCTTCTGCGAATCGTGATGGAATACTCGCCCACCGCTGTCATCGTCATCAGCTCCCGGAACGAGGACGAGAAAGTGTTCCGGGCCCTGGAACTGGGAGCGGTCGACTTTGTGGCCAAACCCACGAAGGGGGTATCCGAGGAGATTCTCACCATTCGCGAGGACCTCCACCGCAAGGTGCGAAGCGTTATCCACCTGAACCTGGCAGGCATCGTCCGCCGCGAGCGGGAGCTGGAGCGGGCTTCTGTCGCGGCTGATCGCAGGGCCCCCGGCACCGTGCCGTATGCGGCAGCAGCCGCGCGGACCGAGAGCGCCGCTCCCCGTCCCGCCGGACGACTGGAGGTGGTGGCCATCGGCGCTTCCACGGGAGGGCCGCCGGCCCTTCAGCGGATTCTCTGTTCCCTGCCGGACGTATTCCCCCAGGCGGTCGTGGTGTCCCAACACATGCCGGCGGGGTTCACGCGGACATTCGCCGAGCGCCTGAACCGGCTGTCGCCCCTTGAGATACGCGAAGCCGCGGACGGCGACGAGGTGCGGGCCGGGCGGGTGCTCATCGCCCCTGGTGGGCACAATATGGTTTTCGAGCGTCAGGGGAGCGAGATTCTGGCACGAATCGTGAAACCGGGCACGGAAGATCGCTACGTACCGTCCGTGGATGCCATGCTCCTTTCCTGCGCCGAGGTCTTCGGTCCGCGGACACTGGGCGTGGTGCTCACGGGTATGGGAAATGACGGCAGCAAAGGGATTGCTGCCATCAAGCGGGCAGGGGGGCAGGCCCTGGCCGAGGCTGAAGAGACGGCCGTGGTCTTCGGCATGCCCAAGGAGGCCATTGCCACCGGGGTGGTGGACAAGATAGTGTCACTGGACCGCATGTCACGCGAGATCATGCAGCGGTGCGGTCTTCTCAACGACGTCGATTGA
- a CDS encoding diguanylate phosphodiesterase produces MSMEEEKGLLARADEFLQAFKKGAEFTQELLRENERLRFRTLQLEAGQKGEGITADLAAENRKLAARVEELEREKDEIISQIRQIEAENNDFAARYVEVEEENNNLANLYIASYQLHSTLDFSEVLQIITEIIINLIGAEEFAVMLVDEKTGTLDAVTAEGIPLAELPRVRLGEGVIGAAAGTGENYFAEGPEAYERDLAHPMVCIPLKIKEHVIGVIAIYKLLIQKKSFASVDYELFTLLAGHAATAIFSSRIYSDSERKLSTMQGFINLLTT; encoded by the coding sequence ATGTCCATGGAAGAGGAAAAGGGTCTGCTGGCACGGGCCGACGAGTTTCTCCAGGCATTCAAGAAGGGGGCCGAGTTTACCCAGGAGCTGCTCCGGGAAAATGAGCGTCTCCGGTTTCGGACTCTCCAACTGGAGGCCGGACAGAAGGGCGAGGGGATAACGGCGGACTTGGCCGCCGAGAACCGCAAGCTTGCCGCCCGGGTCGAGGAGCTTGAGCGGGAAAAAGATGAGATCATCAGCCAGATCAGGCAGATAGAGGCGGAGAATAACGATTTTGCCGCCCGCTACGTGGAGGTCGAAGAGGAGAACAACAATCTGGCCAATCTCTACATTGCCAGCTACCAGCTCCACTCCACCCTCGATTTTAGCGAAGTGCTCCAGATCATCACCGAGATTATCATCAACCTGATCGGTGCCGAAGAGTTTGCCGTGATGCTCGTCGATGAGAAGACCGGCACCCTGGATGCCGTCACCGCCGAAGGGATCCCGTTGGCGGAGCTTCCCCGGGTGCGCCTGGGCGAGGGCGTCATCGGTGCTGCTGCCGGCACCGGCGAGAACTACTTTGCCGAGGGGCCGGAAGCCTACGAACGGGACCTGGCGCACCCGATGGTCTGCATTCCCCTGAAGATCAAGGAGCACGTCATCGGCGTCATCGCCATCTACAAGCTCCTGATCCAGAAAAAGAGCTTCGCCAGTGTCGACTACGAGTTGTTCACGCTCCTGGCGGGACATGCGGCCACGGCCATTTTCAGTTCCCGCATTTACTCGGATTCCGAGCGCAAGCTCTCTACCATGCAGGGCTTCATCAATCTGCTGACCACGTAG
- a CDS encoding two-component system response regulator — MAEKTVLIVEDSPTMRQLITFALKRIPGLSIVEASDGVDGLKKLSAHAIDLIFTDINMPVMDGLKLVSLVRSDPSHHHLPIAIITTEGAAEDRERALALGANAYITKPIQAGKVLSVARELLGISPNS; from the coding sequence ATGGCGGAAAAAACCGTACTGATCGTGGAAGATTCACCGACCATGCGACAACTGATCACCTTTGCCCTGAAGCGGATTCCGGGGCTATCCATCGTGGAGGCGTCCGATGGGGTGGATGGTCTCAAGAAACTCTCGGCCCATGCCATCGACCTCATCTTCACCGACATCAACATGCCGGTCATGGACGGTCTCAAGCTGGTGAGCCTCGTGCGCAGCGATCCCTCCCACCACCATCTGCCCATTGCCATCATCACCACCGAGGGGGCTGCCGAGGACCGGGAGCGGGCCCTTGCCCTGGGGGCAAACGCCTACATTACCAAACCGATCCAGGCCGGCAAGGTCCTGTCGGTGGCAAGAGAATTGCTAGGGATATCCCCGAACTCATGA